The Actinomycetota bacterium region AACTTCGCAGTCCTCGTCGGCACCAACCTCACGGGTGCGAACCTCGCCGGCGCGTGGATGAGCGGCACCAACCTCACCGGGGCGAACCTCACCAACGCAGACCTGACCTTGGCAATCCTCGTCCAGGCGAACCTCACCCGCGCAAACCTGACCAGCGCGACCCTTGAGTCCGTCGACCTCACCGCGGTGAATGTGACCGGGGCGAACCTGACCCGCGCGAACCTCACCGGGGCGTACCTCGACGGGCCGGACTGGCGGTTGCCCGCCGGCGCGAACCTCACCGGCGCGATCTTCTCCAACACCACTTGCCCCAACGGCACCGTGACCAGTACCGGCTGCTGACCGGCTGACTCCCTTCCCAGGGACTCCCCATGCGCCTTCGAACCACCGCCATCCTCGCCACTGCCGCAGCGGCCACGTCACTCGCACTGCTCGCAGGATGCGGAGGCAGCGAGTCTGAGGCGACCACGTCCGCGGCGACCTCCACGGCCGTCGTCCGCAAGGCGGCACCGCTGGCGGCGAGCAGACCGGCATGCCTCCCGAACTGCGCGAACGCAGACCTCCGCGGCGTGACCCTGGTAGGTCGGGACCTC contains the following coding sequences:
- a CDS encoding pentapeptide repeat-containing protein, whose protein sequence is MRLRTTAILATAAAATSLALLAGCGGSESEATTSAATSTAVVRKAAPLAASRPACLPNCANADLRGVTLVGRDLVRADFSGADLSDADLHPGPFLFHTNFTGANLSRARMRDTTFGRPTFSNTTCPDGSVTNTGC
- a CDS encoding pentapeptide repeat-containing protein; the encoded protein is HRWAAEHHGNLSKAKFTKADLRGADFRGADLRGADFRGAKLRHADLRGARLKGARFDAPPKTGKRANGFQLPECQSYCAGADLSGTDFSGTNLNFAVLVGTNLTGANLAGAWMSGTNLTGANLTNADLTLAILVQANLTRANLTSATLESVDLTAVNVTGANLTRANLTGAYLDGPDWRLPAGANLTGAIFSNTTCPNGTVTSTGC